gccagggacccaacgcagccgcaccagcagcagcaaaacccttccctttttcctcttcctcttcccgcgagcccttcctcctgcctttcctccccattctcatccgcgtcaaacacgggagctggggctgctccgtccaggagcacgtccaacgctcaagtgcctacacccagagccacctcctcgccagccgccgccacccccaggccctcgctccaggagggggctccccaggccctgccaagtgacatcacttcaccacccttcccaacacgaaaacagaagaccagctaacaggaaaacagaggcgagccaaaagcgaaaggaaaacagaccacgaccaacaccagggcatgccagacagaaaagacaccggggcaccaggggaaacttcagctgcagaaaagaggcaccacagctcgccctgcaggcaacagggaaaccctaacgcccctccccggcacagctgcccccaagggctctgccccagcgctttcgcatcccccgctccaccgccacagccaacctccccccgcacagccaccctccccaaccacggccaccccaccaacgcacttccccaagaccaccacagccaccagccaaaactgaaaaccacagcggaaactcgctgccaccagaaggcgaggaagggaaagctgcggcaccacataaagccggccacccggcagcaccccaagcacagcgcccacccgcaccgccacccggcctgaccaggctcctgcccaccaccccccacgcagcgcccaccgccccaccatgcctgcgcccgcaaccccacagccccgcctgcgccacggcgccacggcgctcccgctcctcctgacggctctcgccaccgccctcgcctgccaacacctgcgtccccgcgacgccaccttcccctgggacagcctccagctcctccacgccatggcgcccagcccgccacagccctgccaccaccagcacgcgcccttccccttccccgacaccctcctccgcaccagccacccacagcaagccgccgccgccgccctccgcatcctccagcacctcttcgccaccctcagcagcccgagcaccccccaacactgggacgcccaggcacggcacgaCCTCCTCAAcagcctccaccaccacatccagcagctccagcagtgcctgccggccaacggcacgctcttccaaggccaagggccccgcaacctgctgctcaacatcagcaaatacttccggcgcctccaggacttcctccacgcccacaaccacaccgcctgcgcctgggaccacgtctgcctcgaagctcgcctctgcttccaacacctccacaacctcacccgcaccatgcgcaattagcccgacgacccccaccaacccgcacggccccacccgcccccaccaccacctcaggaccaccgccccacccccgcctctgtcctcccccacgccaagacccgctgcaagaacggccctgcaccctcagcctccactcactgctcctccagttcaagaactttatttatttattttgacaatggcctttatctatttattcacctatttattccacaggaaataaagacctcttgcaaaacccttgccactgcctctcgtctcagaagcacagcaacgagcctttgggctggggggaagccacctccactcaacacctacgccaagccccgctccaaacggggctccccacatcccgcgcccgctcttccctttggcacctccccaaggaggcgcttgcctcaacctctttggaaaacctctgacagggtttagccatcgccatcggaatctcctctccggcccttgtctccccaacatttcccacctgccagcccgctttacaccgactcaggagcagctccgcagtcctcagcacaaggaccacacgcacctcttggagcgggtccaaacgagggccacaaacaccatcagagggctggaacgcctctcctaccacaaaaggcccagacagttgggcttcttcaccctggagaagagaaggctccggggacaccttatggcggcctttccgtaccccaagggggcttataagaaagatgggcacagactttttagtgggggcctcttgcggcaggacaggggcgaatggttttcaactgaaagaggctagattcagaccagggagaaggaagacgttttttaccatgagggtgctgaaacactggcacaggttgcccagagagctggtagatgccccatccctggaaacactcaaggtcaggttggacggggctctcagccacctgagctagttgaaggcggccctgctcattgctggggggtgcaccagatgacctttgagggtccctcccaacccaaaccattccatcatcctatgaaggagaggcacggcagagatcgctctggtcaggcccgcttccgctactcttgccacttcaggcttttttcacgacaaatctcccctggcgctgcttgaaaacgcctcgcggcaccaactactctagggcaacacggacaaggtccggccacggacctccaacagcagcctaccgcctgcagggacggcacctaggtacgccaaatcatcgtgcacgtgccagcaccccaagcacagcactccccccaacaccaacgttgcctcacaagaccaggcctccagcccgccaccgccctgccaccaccaccacacacgcggttcccctgccccaaaagctctgagaaaacatgtgccagcgtctctcacacaagcccaacatgctcctcgctcttggaaggcaccggaaaacctcagccagtgcaacctccacctcctcctcccactagagctctacaatgagatccctggctcagctccacctccagaggaccctcgcacacccctcctctaggggcgcaggggctcaggccatcccaaacgcaagacccttcgcttgtgGGGGAcaccttctttgccctccagccactgcgggcaagcagccacagacgacacaacaagaccccggctacagggccacacgcagcggaccgcagccagggacccaacgcagccgcaccagcagcagcaaaacccttccctttttcctcttcctcttcccgcgagcccttcctcctgcctttcctccccattctcatccgcgtcaaacacgggagctggggctgctccgtccaggagcacgtccaacgctcaagtgcctacacccagagccacctcctcgccagccgccgccacccccaggccctcgctccaggagggggctccccaggccctgccaagtgacatcacttcaccacccttcccaacacgaaaacagaagaccagctaacaggaaaacagaggcgagccaaaagcgaaaggaaaacagaccacgaccaacaccagggcatgccagacagaaaagacaccggggcaccaggggaaacttcagctgcagaaaagaggcaccacagctcgccctgcaggcaacagggaaaccctaacgcccctccccggcacagctgcccccaagggctctgccccagcgctttcgcatccaccgctccaccgccacagccaacctccccccgcacagccaccctccccaaccacggccaccccaccaacgcacttccccaagaccaccacagccaccagccaaaactgaaaaccacagcggaaactcgctgccaccagaaggcgaggaagggaaagctgcggcaccacataaagccggccacccggcagcaccccaagcacagcgcccacccgcaccgccacccggcctgaccaggctcctgcccaccaccccccacgcagcgcccaccgccccaccatgcctgcgcccgcaaccccacagccccgcctgcgccacggcgccacggcgctcccgctcctcctgacggctctcgccaccgccctcgcctgccaacacctgcgtccccgcgacgccaccttcccctgggacagcctccagctcctccacgccatggcgcccagcccgccacagccctgccaccaccagcacgcgcccttccccttccccgacaccctcctccgcaccagccacccacagcaagccgccgccgccgccctccgcatcctccagcacctcttcgccaccctcagcagcccgagcaccccccaacactgggacgcccaggcacggcacgaCCTCCTCAAcagcctccaccaccacatccagcagctccagcagtgcctgccggccaacggcacgctcttccaaggccaagggccccgcaacctgctgctcaacatcagcaaatacttccggcgcctccaggacttcctccacgcccacaaccacaccgcctgcgcctgggaccacgtctgcctcgaagctcgcctctgcttccaacacctccacaacctcacccgcaccatgcgcaattagcccgacgacccccaccaacccgcacggccccacccgcccccaccaccacctcgggaccaccgccccacccccgcctctgtcctcccccacgccaagacccgctgcaagaacggccctgcaccctcagcctccactcactgctcctctagttcaagaactttatttatttattttgacaatggcctttatctatttattcacctattcattccacaggaaataaagacctcttgcaaaacccttgccactgcctctcgtctcagaagcacagcaacgagcctttgggctggggggaagccacctccactcaacacctacgccaagccccgctccaaacggggctccccacatcccgcgcccgctcttccctttggcacctccccaaggaggcgcttgcctcaacctctttggaaaacctctgacagggtttagccatcgccatcggaatctcctctccggcccttgtctccccaacatttcccacctgccagcccgctttacaccgactcaggagcagctccgcagtcctcagcacaaggaccacacgcacctcttggagcgggtccaaacgagggccacaaacaccatcagagggctggaacgcctctcctaccacaaaaggcccagacagttgggcttcttcaccctggagaagagaaggctccggggacaccttatggcggcctttccgtaccccaagggggcttataagaaagatgggcacagactttttagtgggggcctcttgcggcaggacaggggcgaatggttttcaactgaaagaggctagattcagaccagggagaaggaagacgttttttaccatgagggtgctgaaacactggcacaggttgcccagagagctggtagatgccccatccctggaaacactcaaggtcaggttggacggggctctcagccacctgagctagttgaaggcggccctgctcattgctggggggtgcaccagatgacctttgagggtccctcccaacccaaaccattccatcatcctatgaaggagaggcacggcagagatcgctctggtcaggcccgcttccgctactcttgccacttcaggcttttttcacgacaaatctcccctggcgctgcttgaaaacgcctcgcggcaccaactactctagggcaacacggacaaggtccggccacggacctccaacagcagcctaccgcctgcagggacggcacctaggtacgccaaatcatcgtgcacgtgccagcaccccaagcacagcactccccccaacaccaacgttgcctcacaagaccaggcctccagcccgccaccgccctgccaccaccaccacacacgcggttcccctgccccaaaagctctgagaaaacatgtgccagcgtctctcacacaagcccaacatgctcctcgctcttggaaggcaccggaaaacctcagccagtgcaacctccacctcctcctcccactagagctctacaatgagatccctggctcagctccacctccagaggaccctcgcacacccctcctctaggggcgcaggggctcaggccatcccaaacgcaagacccttcgcttgtgGGGGAcaccttctttgccctccagccactgcgggcaagcagccacagacgacacaacaagaccccggctacagggccacacgcagcggaccgcagccagggacccaacgcagccgcaccagcagcagcaaaacccttccctttttcctcttcctcttcccgcgagcccttcctcctgcctttcctccccattctcatccgcgtcaaacacgggagctggggctgctccgtccaggagcacgtccaacgctcaagtgcctacacccagagccacctcctcgccagccgccgccacccccaggccctcgctccaggagggggctccccaggccctgccaagtgacatcacttcaccacccttcccaacacgaaaacagaagaccagctaacaggaaaacagaggcgagccaaaagcgaaaggaaaacagaccacgaccaacaccagggcatgccagacggaaaagacaccggggcaccaggggaaacttcagctgcagaaaagaggcaccacagctcgccctgcaggcaacagggaaaccctaacgcccctccccggcacagctgcccccaagggctctgccccagcgctttcgcatcccccgctccaccgccacagccaacctccccccgcacagccaccctccccaaccacggccaccccaccaacgcacttccccaagaccaccacagccaccagccaaaactgaaaaccacagcggaaactcgctgccaccagaaggcgaggaagggaaagctgcggcaccacataaagccggccacccggcagcaccccaagcacagcgcccacccgcaccgccacccggcctgaccaggctcctgcccaccaccccccacgcagcgcccaccgccccaccatgcctgcgcccgcaaccccacagccccgcctgcgccacggcgccacggcgctcccgctcctcctgacggctctcgccaccgccctcgcctgccaacacctgcgtccccgcgacgccaccttcccctgggacagcctccagctcctccacgccatggcgcccagcccgccacagccctgccaccaccagcacgcgcccttccccttccccgacaccctcctccgcaccagccacccacagcaagccgccgccgccgccctccgcatcctccagcacctcttcgccaccctcagcagcccgagcaccccccaacactgggacgcccaggcacggcaccacctcctcaacaacctccaccaccacatccagcagctccagcagtgcctgccggccgacggcacgctcttccaaggccaagggccccgcaacctgctgctcaacatcaacaaatacttccggcgcctccaggacttcctccacgcccacaaccacaccgcctgcgcctgggaccacgtccgcctcgaagctcgcctctgcttccaacacctccacaacctcacccgcaccatgcgcaattagcccgacgacccccaccaacccgcacggccccacccgcccccaccaccacctcgggaccaccgccccatccccgcctctgtcctcccccacgccaagacccgctgcaagaacggccctgcaccctcagcctccactcactgctcctctagttcaagaactttatttatttattttgacaatggcctttatctatttattcacctatttattccacaggaaataaagacctcttgcaaaacccttgccactgcctctcgtctcagaagcacagcaacgagcctttgggctggagggaagccacctccactcaacacctacgccaagccccgctccaaacggggctccccacatcccgcgcccgctcttccctttggcacctccccaagg
This region of Calonectris borealis chromosome W, bCalBor7.hap1.2, whole genome shotgun sequence genomic DNA includes:
- the LOC142074803 gene encoding interferon-like, whose translation is MPAPATPQPRLRHGATALPLLLTALATALACQHLRPRDATFPWDSLQLLHAMAPSPPQPCHHQHAPFPFPDTLLRTSHPQQAAAAALRILQHLFATLSSPSTPQHWDAQARHHLLNNLHHHIQQLQQCLPADGTLFQGQGPRNLLLNINKYFRRLQDFLHAHNHTACAWDHVRLEARLCFQHLHNLTRTMRN